The Microcaecilia unicolor chromosome 6, aMicUni1.1, whole genome shotgun sequence genome includes a window with the following:
- the LOC115472708 gene encoding cytochrome b-c1 complex subunit 6, mitochondrial — MKPDVGNVVLAAEEEEEEEELVDPLTTVRNHCEQIEKCAKAHEKLELCETRVTSRSHTEEECTEELFDFLHARDHCVAHKLFSSLK, encoded by the exons ATGAAGCCGGACGTGGGGAATGTTGTGCTCGCGGCAGAGGAG gaggaagaggaggaagagctaGTG GATCCCTTAACAACGGTGAGGAATCATTGTGAGCAGATAGAAAAATGCGCGAAAGCACACGAGAAGCTGGAGTTATGCGAGACCCGCGTGACTTCGCGGTCACACACTGAGGAGGAGTGTACAGAAGAGCTTTTTGATTTCCTGCATGCCAGAGACCACTGT GTGGCTCACAAACTTTTCAGCAGCTTAAAATAG